A stretch of the Kroppenstedtia eburnea genome encodes the following:
- a CDS encoding DMT family transporter: protein MAWVFLVLAGGMEMVGVTMINRLHRDRDWRSWMWLMIGFSGSFIFLALAMKDLPMGTAYAVWTGIGAAGGAITGMLFYGEPKHFSRIFFITLVLGAAVGLKMVS from the coding sequence ATGGCGTGGGTTTTTCTCGTGCTGGCAGGCGGGATGGAGATGGTCGGGGTGACGATGATCAACCGATTGCACCGGGATCGGGATTGGAGATCATGGATGTGGTTGATGATAGGATTTTCAGGTAGCTTTATTTTCCTCGCCCTCGCCATGAAGGATCTGCCCATGGGGACGGCTTACGCCGTCTGGACCGGAATCGGCGCGGCGGGTGGGGCCATCACAGGCATGCTTTTTTACGGCGAACCCAAACATTTCTCCCGCATTTTCTTCATCACCCTGGTCCTGGGAGCCGCCGTGGGGTTGAAGATGGTTTCGTAG
- a CDS encoding DMT family transporter → MNRDWAKVLIAAFFEVMWVIGLKHAEDLWSWLGTVVAIVVSFYLMIMAGRNLPVGTVYAVFVGLGTAGTVFSEVVFFGEPLKLMKLCLILVLLVGVLGLKLVTEETKGGES, encoded by the coding sequence ATGAACCGGGACTGGGCAAAAGTGTTGATTGCAGCTTTCTTTGAAGTGATGTGGGTGATCGGCCTGAAACATGCGGAGGATCTTTGGAGTTGGTTGGGGACCGTCGTGGCGATCGTCGTCAGCTTTTATCTGATGATCATGGCGGGACGTAATCTGCCCGTCGGTACCGTATATGCGGTGTTTGTGGGCCTGGGGACCGCCGGGACGGTGTTTTCGGAAGTGGTCTTCTTCGGTGAACCCCTCAAGTTGATGAAACTGTGCCTGATACTGGTATTGTTGGTGGGAGTGTTGGGATTGAAACTGGTGACTGAAGAGACGAAGGGGGGTGAGTCCTGA
- a CDS encoding FAD-linked oxidase C-terminal domain-containing protein, which yields MFRRKKRWTDPLIPELMELVGEEHVLYHRSDLIAYECDGFTLVRGEARAVVFPADTGEVAAVVRHLHRKEIPFIARGAGTGLSGGATPLGGEVIISLVRMKQLLKLDLENRTAVVQPGFVNLKLTRSIEGDGYYYAPDPSSQYACTIGGNVAENAGGAHCLKYGVTTNHVLGAEVVLPDGEVIRLGEDGIPDIPGYDLLGLVTGSEGTLGIVTEITVRVLKAPEAKQTILAYFDDVEEGSRAVSDIISAGILPAALEMMDRTAIEAVESANFPVGHPLDVEALLLIEVDGIAEGIPSQSSRIVEMCRRRKVREVKVARNEREAAAWWANRKTGFGAMGAISPDYLVQDGVIPRSALPDVLEKIREISRETGLRIANIFHAGDGNLHPLILFDGRKPGEKEKALAAGSRCLQVCADAGGTITGEHGVGIEKIEEMRLVFTEEELQAQIAIREVFNPDNRLNPNKLFPQPGRCAEVKQERQRTVQGK from the coding sequence GGACCGACCCCTTGATCCCGGAGTTGATGGAGCTCGTCGGGGAAGAGCATGTATTGTATCATCGATCGGATCTCATCGCATATGAGTGTGACGGCTTCACCTTGGTCCGGGGAGAGGCGCGGGCGGTGGTTTTTCCCGCAGATACCGGGGAGGTGGCGGCGGTGGTCCGGCATCTGCACCGGAAGGAGATTCCCTTCATCGCACGAGGTGCGGGGACCGGGCTCAGCGGTGGGGCGACTCCCCTCGGCGGGGAGGTGATCATCAGTCTGGTCCGGATGAAGCAGCTTCTGAAACTGGATCTGGAAAACCGCACCGCCGTGGTCCAACCCGGATTTGTCAACCTGAAACTGACCCGGTCCATCGAGGGGGACGGATATTACTACGCCCCGGATCCCTCCAGCCAGTACGCCTGCACCATCGGCGGAAATGTGGCCGAAAACGCCGGTGGTGCTCACTGTTTGAAGTATGGGGTGACTACAAACCATGTGCTGGGAGCGGAAGTGGTGTTGCCCGACGGAGAGGTGATCCGGCTGGGGGAGGATGGAATTCCGGACATTCCCGGTTACGACCTGTTGGGCCTGGTGACCGGCTCCGAAGGAACGCTGGGCATTGTGACGGAGATCACAGTTCGTGTCTTGAAGGCACCGGAGGCCAAGCAGACGATTCTCGCCTATTTCGATGATGTGGAAGAGGGTTCCCGGGCAGTTTCCGACATCATATCCGCGGGGATCCTTCCGGCAGCCCTGGAGATGATGGATCGGACGGCGATCGAGGCCGTCGAATCGGCCAACTTTCCCGTCGGTCATCCATTGGATGTGGAAGCTTTGTTGCTGATCGAAGTGGATGGGATTGCCGAGGGGATTCCATCCCAGTCCTCCCGGATCGTGGAGATGTGTCGCAGGCGGAAGGTGAGGGAGGTGAAGGTGGCCCGGAATGAGCGGGAGGCGGCCGCCTGGTGGGCCAACCGGAAAACGGGTTTCGGGGCCATGGGGGCGATCTCCCCCGATTACCTGGTGCAGGACGGGGTGATTCCCCGCAGCGCCTTGCCTGATGTACTGGAAAAAATCCGGGAGATCAGCCGGGAGACGGGCCTGCGGATTGCAAACATTTTTCATGCGGGAGACGGAAATCTCCATCCCCTGATCCTGTTCGATGGACGAAAGCCGGGAGAGAAGGAGAAGGCTTTGGCGGCGGGCTCCCGTTGTCTGCAGGTGTGTGCCGATGCAGGGGGGACCATCACCGGAGAACACGGGGTCGGCATCGAGAAAATAGAGGAGATGCGGCTGGTCTTCACCGAGGAGGAGCTCCAGGCGCAAATCGCCATCCGGGAAGTGTTCAACCCGGACAATCGACTGAATCCAAACAAACTGTTTCCACAACCCGGTCGCTGTGCCGAGGTGAAACAGGAGAGGCAACGGACTGTCCAGGGGAAATGA
- a CDS encoding YjiH family protein — MGQTDPQYPLKTETSVCVKNISKLLLFSAVGIFMFFIPIRLGDSSTIPLDHIVTWLRESLGPLVPWYALAVILLGALYPFLTGAWKKSRVDRVFSILKVLGLVTALLLITHTGPAWLFDPDIGPFLFEKLVIPVGILVPVGSVFLALLVGYGLLEFIGVLVRPVMRRIWKTPGRSAIDAVASFVGSYSIGLLITNRLYKEGYYTAKEATIIATGFSTVSATFMIVVAKNLGLMEYWNLYFWLTLVVTFLVTALSVHLPPIRNKSEAYADGKGIPEPEVRQQLFQTAIREALNAANQAPALHRNIWSNLKDGLVMTMAILPSILSVGLIGLLLAKFTPLFDWVGYLFLPFTWLVQLPEPMLAAKASAVEIAEMFLPALVAAEAPLVTKFVIGIVSVSSILFFSASIPCILSTEIPVSIGELVIIWVERTILTLLIATPLVYLLL, encoded by the coding sequence ATGGGCCAAACAGATCCTCAGTACCCTCTGAAAACCGAAACTTCCGTTTGTGTCAAAAATATCTCAAAATTACTCCTATTCAGCGCCGTGGGTATCTTCATGTTCTTTATACCGATCCGCCTCGGAGACTCCTCCACCATCCCTCTGGATCATATAGTCACTTGGCTTCGTGAGTCCCTGGGCCCCCTCGTTCCCTGGTATGCCCTGGCGGTGATTCTGTTGGGAGCTTTGTATCCCTTCCTCACCGGCGCCTGGAAAAAGAGTCGGGTCGACCGGGTCTTCTCCATTCTGAAAGTTCTCGGATTGGTGACCGCGCTCCTACTTATCACCCACACCGGACCCGCCTGGCTGTTCGACCCCGATATCGGTCCTTTCCTGTTTGAAAAGCTGGTGATCCCGGTGGGGATTCTGGTTCCCGTCGGTTCGGTCTTTTTGGCCCTGCTGGTGGGGTACGGACTGCTGGAATTCATCGGGGTGTTGGTGCGTCCGGTGATGCGCCGGATCTGGAAAACCCCGGGGCGATCGGCGATCGATGCTGTCGCCTCCTTCGTCGGCAGTTACTCCATCGGACTCTTGATCACCAACCGATTGTACAAGGAAGGGTACTACACCGCCAAGGAAGCCACCATCATCGCCACCGGTTTTTCCACCGTCTCCGCCACTTTCATGATCGTGGTGGCCAAAAACCTGGGCTTGATGGAATATTGGAACCTCTACTTCTGGCTGACCCTGGTCGTCACCTTCCTGGTGACCGCCCTGTCGGTCCACCTGCCGCCCATCCGCAATAAGAGCGAAGCTTATGCCGATGGCAAGGGCATCCCCGAACCAGAAGTGAGGCAACAGCTGTTCCAAACCGCCATCAGAGAAGCCCTCAACGCTGCCAATCAGGCTCCTGCCCTTCACCGCAACATCTGGAGCAATCTGAAGGACGGATTGGTGATGACAATGGCCATCCTGCCCTCGATTCTCTCTGTGGGTCTCATCGGATTGTTGCTGGCCAAGTTCACCCCGCTCTTCGATTGGGTCGGCTATCTGTTCCTGCCCTTTACCTGGTTGGTTCAACTGCCCGAACCGATGCTGGCCGCCAAGGCGTCCGCCGTGGAGATCGCCGAGATGTTCCTGCCCGCCTTGGTGGCGGCTGAAGCCCCCCTGGTCACCAAGTTCGTCATCGGGATCGTCTCCGTCTCCTCCATTCTCTTCTTCTCCGCCTCCATCCCCTGCATCCTGTCCACGGAGATCCCCGTCTCCATCGGAGAGTTGGTCATCATCTGGGTGGAGCGGACCATCCTGACCCTGCTCATCGCCACCCCGCTGGTCTATCTGTTGTTGTGA